The stretch of DNA ACCACTTTCCAATCGGCACCGTCGTCACCTGTGAGGAGTTCTGGAACAACCTCAATGGCGATCGAGAGGCAGCGCTGTCGCTGTCGGCCAAGATCCTGGTGCACGAGGTGTTTCACTGGCTCTCGGTGAACGGCAAGTACGTGACCGACTACCACGGGGACGGCGTCCAGGGGATGCCGGACCAGAAGTACTACGGGGACGCGAACGCGCTGATGCTCGCGGAGCAGAAACCGGGCTGGGCCGTCTACAACAACGACAATTACGCGAGATTCGTCCGACGTGTCGGGCAGTCATGGAACACGCTCGTCGCGCGGTGGAAGCCGCTCGGCGGGACGGAGTAGACTCGGCCAGCGTTGCCGGCGCGTGCGCTCCTGCGCCGGGCGCCCGGCGGAGGGCTGGCGTGGACGGCACCGAAAGGGTCGGCGAGATCACGGCGTTGCTCCAGCGGCACCATGCCGGTGACCGCCAGGCGTATGACGATCTGCTGTCGCTCGTGTACGACCATCTGCGCGCGATCGCGCGCGGCCAGCTGTCACGCGGCTGGCCCTCCACGACGCTGACGCCGACCGCGCTGGTGCACGAGATTTACGTGCAGTTGGCCGGCGAGACCGGCATCGATTGGCAGCACCGGGCGCACTTCTTCGCGATCTCGGCGCGGGCGATGCGGCGCGTCCTGGTCGATCACGCGCGGGAGCGCTTCGCGCAGAAGCGCGCCGGACGCCGTCCGCACCTGCCGCTCGACGAGATCCAGATCGGCGTCGACACACAAGCGGACCTGATCGTCGCCGTGGACGAGGCGCTCGCGGCGCTCGAACAGTTCAACGCCCGGCTCGCGCGCGTCGTCGAATGCCGCTACTTCGCCGGGTTGACGGAAGAGGAAACCGCGAGCGCGCTCGGATCGTCGCTGCGCACCGTGCAGCGTGACTGGATGCGCGCCCGCGCCTGGCTGTTGAAAGCGCTCAGCACCGAACCGTCTGGTCTGCCATGAACGAGAGCCGCTGGTCGTACCTCGACGCGCTGTTCGACGAGGCGCTGGCGCTGCCGCCGGAATCGCGTCGTTCCTTCCTCGACCTGCGCTGCGCCGGCGATCCGGCATCTCGCCGCGAGCTGGAGGAGTTGCTCCGTCTGGCAACGGAGCCGTCGTCGCTGCTGCAGCCCGGCACGGTGGCGCCGGCATTCCTGCGCGACGCCCTGGCGCGGGTGGAGCCGGCGGCGTCGGGCCCGCTCGCGGCCGCCGAGAAGGTCGGAGTCTGGCGCGTCCTGCACGAGATCGGCCGCGGTGGAATGGGGACGGTCTACCTGGCCGAACGCGATGATGGGGAGTTTCAGCAGCAGGGCGCGCTCAAACTCGTCCACGCGTCGGTGGCGCCCGAGGAGATCGCGCAGCGGCTGCGGCGCGAGCGGCGGATCCTCGCGTCGCTGACGCACGCGAACATCGCGCGCCTGCTCGACGGCGGGCAGACCCGCGACGGCCGGCCCTTCCTGGTGATGGAGTACGTCGACGGACGCCGCATCGACAGGTATTGCGACGAGGAGCGCCTGGGGATCGAGCAGCGGCTGGATCTCTTTGGCCGCGTCTGCGCCGGGGTCCAGCACGCGCACCGCAACCTGGTCGTGCATCGCGACATCAAGCCGTCCAACATCATCGTCACGCGCGACGGAGAAGTGAAGCTCCTCGATTTCGGGATCGCTCGACTGCTCGCTGCCGCGGATCGGCTCGACGATCCGATGACCCAGCCGGTGATGCGGATCCTCACGCCCGAGTACGCCAGCCCGGAGCAGGTGCGCGGCGAGGCGGTTGCGATTGCGTCCGACGTCTATCAGCTCGGGCTCCTGCTCTACGAGCTGCTGACCGGCCGCAAGGCGCAGACCATCAGCGGCACGTCGCAGGCGGAAATGGAGCAGGCGGTCTGCGCGGCGCAGCCGCCGCGGCCCAGCAGCCGGGTGGCGGGCGATCAGCAGGCCGCGCAGGCTCGCGGCGTCACCGCGACGACGCTCGTGCGCCGCCTGTCCGGGGATCTCGACACGATCGTTCTTTACGCGCTGCGCAAGGAGCCGGACCGGCGGTACGCATCGGTCGACGAGTTGGTCGGTGACGTCGAGCGGTTCCGTCTGGGACTGCCCATCCGGGCGCACGTCGACAGCTTCCGCTACCGCGTCCGCAAGTTCGTCGGCCGGCGGCGGGCGGCGCTCGCCTGGAGCGCGACGGCGATCGCGATCGCGGCGATCGCCCTGCCGGCGGTGATCGGCGAGCGGCTGCGCAGCGCGCGCGAGTCAGCACGAGCCGAGCAGATCGAAACCATTCTCGCGGACATGTTCGCGTTTGCCAGCCCGCGGGTGCTCGTGCCGCGGCCGACCGCGCGGCACTACGTGGACCACGCAGCGGCGCTCGTGCAGCGGGAGCTGCACGGGCAGCCGGCCAGTCAGGCGCGGCTGCTGTTCAAGATCGGAGACGTCTACAACGCGCTCGGCGAGTACGGCGCGGCGATCGAAGCCGTCACCGGTTCCCTCAAGCTGCGCCGCGATCTCTACGGGCCCGACAGCCTGCAGGCCGCCCATGCGCTCGCCACCCTCGGGCTCAGTCAACACTACGCAGGCCTCTACGACGAGGCCGAGGCCAGCTTTCAGGAGGCGCTGGCCGGCCTGCGCGCGCGCAGCGGCCCGACCGCACCCGATACCGTCGGCACGATGGTCGAGTTCGGCGACCTGTTGCACACGCGCGGACGGCTGATCGAGGCCGAGCAGATGCTGCGCGGCGCCGTCGGACCGCTGCGCACCTTCGTCCCCGGCGACGGAGACGACGCGTTGCCGCGCGCGATCATGTATCTCGCGAACGTCCTCCGCGATCGCGGCAGCTTCGCCGAGGGGGAGGCGCTGTACCGCGAGGCGATCGACGGCTTCGTCGGCGTACATGGCCGGCACAACCAGCAGGTCGCCGTGGCGCAATCCTACCTGGCGCGGCTGCTGGTGATGCGGTCGGACGTCACCGCAGCCGAGCCGCTGCTCGACGAAGCGCTGCGTGTGCTGCGCAACACCTACGACGGCAATCACCCGCTGGTCGGCACCGCGCTGCGGGAGCTCGGATATCTGCGGATCGAGCAGGGCCGCTTCGCCGACGCGGCCTCGGTGCTCGACGAGTCGATCCGCATTCATCAGCGGCTGCTCGGATCGCACCACTCGCTGGTGCCGCGCACGCGCGCGCACCAGGCGGAGCTGGCGCGCCGGCGCGGCGCGACGCGCGAGGCGGTGGCGGTGGCCCGCGAGACCGTCGGCGAGTTCGCACGCATCGGCCTGTCGGATCACCCGTCGGCGCTCGATGTGCGCGCCACGCTCGGCGAGGCCCTCGTCGCCATGGGCGATCGTCCGGCAGGCGTGCGCGAGCTTCGTCAGGCGCTGCTGGCCGCGCAGCGGCAGTTCGTTGCCGGCGATCGCCGCATCGCGCGGCTGCGCGATGCGCTCACCCGGGCGCAGCCCGCCGAACGGTAACTCTCAGCGGGCCGGGTGAGCGTCACCGCTTGCACCGGGAGTGGCGCACAGGGGACATCGCCGCCTCTCGCGGGTCTCCCGTGCGTCAACGCGCATCTTCGGCGCGAGTACACGGATCGATCGTGTTAGGCTGCGTCCGTCAGGCGACGTCAGGTGTGCGCTGACGAGGGAAACATGACGACTGGTCGAATGCCTGCCGCGGCAATCGCGCTGAGTATTGCGTTCGGATTGGTTGGCGGCGCCGGCCCGACGCAACCTTCACCGAAAGACCAGACCCCCTCCGGCACGATCGCTGCCAAACGGATGGCGGACGGCAAGGAGTGGACGACCGCCAACCTCAACGTCAACACGTCGTCATCCTATTGTTACGGCGACGCGGAACCGAACTGCGGTCGATATGGCCGCTTGTATACCTGGGAGTCCGCGCAGCGCGCGTGTCAGTCGCTGGGCGATGGATGGCGGTTGCCGACCGACGCCGAATGGCGTCAGATGGCGACGCACTATGGTGGACTGGGGAACGATGCGCCTGAAAAAGGCAAAGCGGCCTACACGGCACTCCTGAGCGGAGGGACGTCAGGCTTCAATGCCGTCCTGGGTGGCAATCGCTCCATCGACGGACAGTACGACCGGCTGGAAGCACACGGAATCTACTGGACGGCGTCCGAAAACGATTCGACCACCGCTCCGCTCTATAACTTCGGCAAGGGCAGTCAAGCGCTCTTTCGCGGGCCCCAGGGCCAGAAGCGGATGGCGGTGTCCGTGCGTTGCGTCCGCGAGTGACCGTCGCGTCAGCGGCCTGGAACTCGCGTCACTGCTTCAGCAACGCGGGCCAGTTCAGGATCAGGCTGATCGAGGCGGGAGCTGCGCGCTGCACTTTCGGAACAGTCGTCAGGAACCGTCCATCCGCCGTTACGTCCCAGCCGCCCCCGCCGCTGG from Vicinamibacterales bacterium encodes:
- a CDS encoding FISUMP domain-containing protein, which gives rise to MPAAAIALSIAFGLVGGAGPTQPSPKDQTPSGTIAAKRMADGKEWTTANLNVNTSSSYCYGDAEPNCGRYGRLYTWESAQRACQSLGDGWRLPTDAEWRQMATHYGGLGNDAPEKGKAAYTALLSGGTSGFNAVLGGNRSIDGQYDRLEAHGIYWTASENDSTTAPLYNFGKGSQALFRGPQGQKRMAVSVRCVRE
- a CDS encoding ECF-type sigma factor, which encodes MDGTERVGEITALLQRHHAGDRQAYDDLLSLVYDHLRAIARGQLSRGWPSTTLTPTALVHEIYVQLAGETGIDWQHRAHFFAISARAMRRVLVDHARERFAQKRAGRRPHLPLDEIQIGVDTQADLIVAVDEALAALEQFNARLARVVECRYFAGLTEEETASALGSSLRTVQRDWMRARAWLLKALSTEPSGLP
- a CDS encoding serine/threonine-protein kinase, whose translation is MNESRWSYLDALFDEALALPPESRRSFLDLRCAGDPASRRELEELLRLATEPSSLLQPGTVAPAFLRDALARVEPAASGPLAAAEKVGVWRVLHEIGRGGMGTVYLAERDDGEFQQQGALKLVHASVAPEEIAQRLRRERRILASLTHANIARLLDGGQTRDGRPFLVMEYVDGRRIDRYCDEERLGIEQRLDLFGRVCAGVQHAHRNLVVHRDIKPSNIIVTRDGEVKLLDFGIARLLAAADRLDDPMTQPVMRILTPEYASPEQVRGEAVAIASDVYQLGLLLYELLTGRKAQTISGTSQAEMEQAVCAAQPPRPSSRVAGDQQAAQARGVTATTLVRRLSGDLDTIVLYALRKEPDRRYASVDELVGDVERFRLGLPIRAHVDSFRYRVRKFVGRRRAALAWSATAIAIAAIALPAVIGERLRSARESARAEQIETILADMFAFASPRVLVPRPTARHYVDHAAALVQRELHGQPASQARLLFKIGDVYNALGEYGAAIEAVTGSLKLRRDLYGPDSLQAAHALATLGLSQHYAGLYDEAEASFQEALAGLRARSGPTAPDTVGTMVEFGDLLHTRGRLIEAEQMLRGAVGPLRTFVPGDGDDALPRAIMYLANVLRDRGSFAEGEALYREAIDGFVGVHGRHNQQVAVAQSYLARLLVMRSDVTAAEPLLDEALRVLRNTYDGNHPLVGTALRELGYLRIEQGRFADAASVLDESIRIHQRLLGSHHSLVPRTRAHQAELARRRGATREAVAVARETVGEFARIGLSDHPSALDVRATLGEALVAMGDRPAGVRELRQALLAAQRQFVAGDRRIARLRDALTRAQPAER